Proteins from one Ornithobacterium rhinotracheale genomic window:
- a CDS encoding DUF3822 family protein: MSSNVLSILFEKDGFSFCSFKEQKIVATEFTPFEVNSDGAIELVLEHKIKDNLYLKQEYDQVYAQLLGSQFCIVPDEYYQQEKDNELWISFNTELYENDKVIDEKLTNTNAHFLYSYPIEIEQVLSKFYSKYEISSASSAFLNAIKSDSDSPEVFVNIHHRSVEILCLKNQKLLFYNVFSVQSENDIIYYILNVYKQLSLDANQDKLYFFGNEENWEGLIKKLLNFVRHVIPGVNDATELQYYTHYLKLS; this comes from the coding sequence ATGAGCAGTAATGTATTATCCATCCTTTTTGAAAAGGATGGATTTTCTTTTTGTAGTTTTAAGGAACAGAAGATTGTTGCCACGGAATTCACACCTTTTGAAGTGAATTCGGATGGGGCGATAGAACTTGTGCTGGAACACAAAATCAAAGATAATTTATATCTAAAACAAGAATACGACCAAGTCTATGCGCAGTTGCTTGGTTCGCAGTTCTGCATTGTACCAGATGAGTACTATCAGCAAGAAAAAGACAATGAATTATGGATTTCGTTTAATACAGAGTTATACGAAAACGATAAAGTAATCGATGAAAAACTTACCAATACCAATGCGCATTTCTTGTATAGCTATCCCATAGAAATAGAGCAGGTGTTGTCAAAATTTTATTCAAAATATGAAATTTCGAGCGCGTCGAGTGCTTTTCTAAATGCGATAAAATCTGATAGTGACTCCCCTGAAGTTTTTGTGAATATTCATCATCGTTCGGTAGAGATTTTGTGCCTTAAAAATCAAAAATTGCTATTTTACAATGTTTTTTCGGTGCAGTCGGAAAATGATATTATTTATTATATTTTAAATGTTTACAAGCAACTTTCACTAGATGCTAATCAAGATAAATTATACTTCTTCGGGAACGAAGAAAACTGGGAAGGGCTCATTAAAAAACTTTTGAATTTTGTACGCCATGTCATCCCAGGTGTGAACGATGCTACTGAATTACAATATTATACCCATTATTTAAAATTATCATGA
- the rsmD gene encoding 16S rRNA (guanine(966)-N(2))-methyltransferase RsmD, with amino-acid sequence MRIISGKWKGRKLQAPKNLPTRPTTDFAKEGLFNVLNSRFYFEDLQVLDLFAGIGSISYEFASRGCQSVTGVDKHTACVKFISQTKEQLELDNLQVFKADVFSFLAQNQGLSYDLIFADPPFEFEKESYREILDLVFENQLLKPEGTLILEHSKKMDLTDFPNYKETKKYGNVHFSFFSK; translated from the coding sequence ATGAGAATAATCTCCGGAAAATGGAAAGGTCGCAAATTGCAGGCACCTAAAAATTTACCCACTCGCCCCACCACAGATTTTGCCAAGGAAGGCTTGTTTAATGTACTGAACAGCCGTTTTTACTTCGAAGATTTGCAGGTTTTGGATCTTTTTGCAGGCATTGGGAGCATTTCCTATGAATTTGCTTCTCGGGGTTGCCAATCCGTTACGGGAGTAGATAAACACACGGCTTGCGTGAAATTCATCAGCCAAACCAAAGAACAATTAGAGCTTGATAATTTGCAAGTTTTCAAGGCTGATGTGTTTAGCTTTTTAGCTCAAAATCAAGGCTTAAGTTATGATTTGATTTTTGCCGATCCGCCGTTTGAATTTGAAAAAGAATCTTACCGAGAAATTTTGGATTTGGTGTTTGAAAATCAGCTGTTAAAACCAGAAGGAACTTTGATTTTAGAGCACTCTAAAAAAATGGATTTAACCGATTTTCCAAATTATAAAGAAACCAAAAAGTACGGAAATGTACATTTTAGTTTCTTTAGTAAATAA